The Pseudomonas berkeleyensis genome includes a region encoding these proteins:
- the dld gene encoding D-lactate dehydrogenase — translation MSAAGDTTVTRDALLAQMRQIVGSPHVLTDEQSTRRFRKGHRTGEGNVLAVVRPGSLLEQWRILQAAVAADRIVIMQAANTGLTGGSTPDGSNYDREIVLISTLRITGVQLINDGQQVVCLPGATLDRLEQALAPLGREPHSVIGSSCIGASVLGGICNNSGGALVRRGPAYTELALYAQVKDDGSLELVNHLGIELGDSPEEILTRLQNGDYTPQQVRNEETVKASDARYGEHVRDVDADTPARFNADPSRLFEASGSAGKLCLFAVRLDTFTKEPSSVFYIGSNDPHDLTEVRRHLLANLPRLPIAGEYIHRTAFDIGEKYGKDTFLVIDKFGTAKVPAAFAMKSRVDGFFERFGLRGVTDKVIQALMNLLPSHLPPRMREYRDRFEHHLLVRVSNDTLEQTRSFLAKYFAGRQSGAYFECDAEEGRKAFLHRFAIAGAAIRYREAHRSSVEDILALDIALRRNDRDWVETLPAEMEEQIIHKLYYGHFFCHVFHQDYIVKKGNDPLAMEHAMWKLLDERRAEYPAEHNVGHLYVAKPALAGFYRELDPTNTFNPGIGHTSKKKHWGECCGQEH, via the coding sequence ATGAGTGCTGCTGGCGATACCACCGTCACCCGCGATGCCCTGCTGGCGCAGATGCGCCAGATCGTGGGCAGCCCCCACGTGCTCACCGACGAGCAATCCACGCGCCGTTTCCGCAAGGGCCACCGCACGGGTGAGGGCAATGTTCTGGCGGTGGTTCGTCCCGGCTCGCTGCTGGAGCAATGGCGCATTCTGCAGGCCGCCGTGGCAGCTGACCGCATCGTCATCATGCAGGCGGCCAACACCGGGCTGACTGGCGGCTCGACACCCGACGGCAGCAATTACGACCGCGAGATCGTGCTGATCAGTACCCTGCGCATCACCGGCGTACAACTGATCAATGACGGCCAACAGGTGGTCTGCCTACCTGGCGCCACGCTCGACCGCCTGGAACAGGCACTGGCACCGCTGGGTCGCGAACCGCACTCGGTAATCGGCTCCTCGTGCATTGGCGCTTCCGTGCTTGGCGGCATCTGCAACAACTCCGGCGGCGCCCTGGTGCGCCGCGGCCCGGCCTACACCGAGCTGGCGCTGTATGCACAGGTCAAGGACGACGGCTCGCTGGAGCTGGTCAACCATTTGGGGATCGAGCTGGGCGACAGCCCCGAAGAAATCCTCACGCGCCTGCAGAATGGCGATTACACGCCGCAGCAGGTGCGCAACGAAGAGACGGTCAAGGCCTCCGACGCTCGCTACGGGGAACACGTGCGCGATGTCGATGCCGATACGCCGGCACGCTTCAACGCCGACCCATCGCGCCTGTTCGAAGCCTCGGGTTCGGCTGGCAAGCTGTGCCTGTTCGCCGTGCGCCTGGATACCTTCACCAAGGAACCCAGCTCGGTGTTCTACATCGGCAGCAACGACCCGCACGACCTGACCGAAGTGCGCCGCCACCTGCTGGCCAACCTGCCGCGTCTGCCGATTGCCGGCGAGTACATTCATCGCACCGCTTTCGACATCGGCGAGAAGTACGGCAAGGACACCTTCCTGGTGATCGACAAGTTCGGCACCGCCAAGGTACCGGCCGCCTTCGCCATGAAGAGCCGGGTCGATGGCTTCTTCGAGCGCTTCGGCCTGCGCGGCGTGACCGACAAGGTCATCCAGGCACTGATGAACCTGCTGCCCAGCCACCTGCCGCCGCGCATGCGCGAGTACCGCGACCGCTTCGAGCATCACCTGCTGGTGCGCGTCTCCAACGACACACTGGAACAGACCCGCAGTTTTCTCGCCAAGTACTTCGCCGGCCGCCAGAGCGGCGCCTATTTCGAGTGCGACGCAGAGGAAGGGCGCAAGGCCTTCCTGCATCGCTTCGCCATCGCTGGCGCAGCGATTCGTTATCGCGAAGCACACCGCAGCAGCGTCGAGGACATCCTCGCCCTGGATATCGCCCTGCGCCGCAACGATCGTGACTGGGTCGAGACGCTACCGGCCGAGATGGAAGAGCAGATCATCCACAAGCTCTACTACGGGCACTTCTTCTGCCATGTGTTCCATCAGGACTACATCGTCAAGAAGGGTAATGACCCGCTCGCCATGGAGCATGCCATGTGGAAGCTGCTGGACGAGCGCCGCGCCGAGTACCCGGCCGAGCACAACGTCGGCCATCTGTACGTGGCCAAACCGGCGCTGGCCGGCTTCTACCGCGAGCTCGACCCGACCAACACCTTCAATCCCGGCATCGGCCACACCTCGAAGAAGAAACACTGGGGCGAATGCTGCGGACAGGAGCATTGA
- the lldD gene encoding FMN-dependent L-lactate dehydrogenase LldD: MIISASTDYRAAAQRKLPPFLFHYIDGGAYAEHTLRRNVADLSDIALRQRVLKNMSDLSLSTELFGEQLSMPVALAPVGLTGMYARRGEVQAAKAAAAKGIPFTLSTVSVCPIEEVAPAIDRPMWFQLYVLKDRGFMKNALERAKAAGCSTLVFTVDMPVPGARYRDAHSGMSGPNAPFRRMLQAMTHPQWAWDVGLLGKPHDLGNISAYRGNPTGLADYIGWLGANFDPSISWKDLEWIRDFWDGPMVIKGILDPEDARDAVTFGADGIIVSNHGGRQLDGVLSSARALPAIADAVKGELKILADSGIRTGLDVVRMLALGADTVLLGRAFIYALAAAGGAGVSNLLDLIEKEMRVAMVLTGAKSIAEITPQLLVRER, translated from the coding sequence ATGATCATTTCTGCCTCCACCGACTACCGCGCTGCGGCCCAGCGCAAGCTGCCGCCCTTCCTGTTCCACTACATCGACGGCGGCGCCTACGCCGAGCACACCCTGCGCCGTAACGTTGCCGACCTGTCGGACATCGCACTGCGCCAGCGGGTGCTGAAGAACATGTCCGACCTGAGCCTGTCCACCGAGTTGTTCGGCGAACAGCTGTCCATGCCTGTCGCCCTGGCTCCGGTCGGCCTGACCGGCATGTATGCCCGTCGCGGTGAAGTGCAGGCGGCCAAGGCCGCAGCAGCCAAAGGTATTCCCTTTACGCTGTCCACCGTTTCGGTGTGCCCGATCGAGGAAGTCGCGCCGGCCATCGACCGGCCCATGTGGTTCCAGCTCTACGTGCTGAAGGATCGCGGCTTCATGAAGAATGCCCTGGAGCGCGCCAAGGCGGCCGGTTGCTCGACCCTGGTGTTCACCGTCGACATGCCCGTACCCGGTGCGCGCTACCGCGATGCCCACTCCGGCATGAGCGGCCCGAACGCGCCGTTTCGACGCATGTTGCAGGCCATGACTCACCCGCAGTGGGCCTGGGATGTCGGCCTGCTGGGCAAGCCGCACGACCTGGGCAACATCTCCGCTTATCGCGGCAACCCCACCGGCCTGGCCGACTACATCGGCTGGTTGGGCGCCAACTTCGACCCGTCGATTTCCTGGAAGGATCTGGAATGGATTCGCGATTTCTGGGACGGCCCTATGGTGATCAAAGGCATCCTCGACCCTGAAGATGCCCGCGACGCGGTGACCTTCGGCGCCGACGGCATCATTGTTTCCAACCACGGCGGACGCCAGCTCGACGGCGTGCTGTCCAGCGCCCGGGCGCTGCCGGCCATCGCCGATGCAGTCAAGGGCGAGCTGAAGATCCTCGCCGACTCTGGCATCCGTACCGGTCTCGATGTGGTGCGCATGCTGGCCCTGGGTGCCGACACTGTGCTGCTCGGCCGCGCCTTCATCTACGCCCTGGCAGCAGCCGGTGGCGCCGGTGTGAGCAACCTGCTTGATCTGATCGAGAAGGAAATGCGCGTGGCCATGGTACTGACCGGGGCCAAGTCGATAGCCGAAATCACCCCGCAACTGCTGGTCAGGGAGCGTTGA